One part of the Paenibacillus silvisoli genome encodes these proteins:
- a CDS encoding aspartate-semialdehyde dehydrogenase yields the protein MSNQKLFNVAVVGATGAVGEQIIGLLERRNFPIAELKLLSSARSAGTKIKFKGEELTVEEATPDSFKGIEIALFSAGGDVTKALAPHAVAHGAVCIDNTNAFRMDPETPLVVPEVNIDKVSDHRGIIANPNCSTIQMVTALKPLQDRYGIARIIVSTYQAVSGAGSRAIDEMLRQTREALAGNDIVPDLLPVGSLPVKHQIAFNAIPQIDKFQDNGYTLEELKMVRETKKIMGDESIDVTATCVRIPVVYGHSESVYVELKQDYELEDVKKLIAEAPGVVLVDDPEGQRYPLATEAAGKPEVFVGRLRRDLGHARGLNMWIVSDNLLKGAAWNAVQIAEYIAIEKE from the coding sequence GTGTCGAATCAGAAATTGTTTAACGTCGCGGTAGTCGGTGCGACAGGCGCAGTAGGAGAACAAATTATCGGTCTGCTCGAGAGAAGAAATTTTCCGATCGCCGAGCTTAAGCTGCTTTCATCGGCCCGTTCCGCGGGCACGAAGATTAAGTTCAAAGGCGAAGAACTGACGGTGGAGGAAGCGACGCCAGACAGCTTTAAAGGGATCGAAATCGCCTTGTTCAGTGCGGGCGGCGACGTGACCAAAGCACTTGCCCCCCACGCTGTCGCGCACGGAGCGGTCTGTATCGACAATACGAACGCGTTTCGTATGGATCCAGAAACGCCGCTCGTCGTGCCGGAGGTCAATATCGATAAAGTAAGCGACCATAGAGGGATTATCGCCAATCCGAACTGCTCTACGATTCAGATGGTCACGGCGCTAAAGCCGCTTCAAGACCGCTATGGCATCGCGCGCATTATCGTATCGACCTATCAAGCGGTCTCGGGAGCCGGCAGCCGCGCGATCGACGAAATGCTCCGCCAGACGCGCGAAGCGTTAGCGGGCAACGACATCGTGCCGGATTTGCTGCCGGTCGGCTCGCTGCCGGTGAAGCATCAAATCGCGTTCAATGCGATCCCGCAAATCGACAAGTTTCAAGATAACGGCTATACGCTTGAAGAGTTGAAGATGGTTCGCGAAACGAAGAAAATCATGGGTGACGAGTCCATCGACGTGACGGCGACATGTGTTCGTATTCCCGTCGTCTATGGTCATTCGGAATCCGTATACGTAGAGCTTAAACAAGATTATGAACTGGAAGACGTCAAGAAGCTCATCGCCGAGGCTCCGGGGGTCGTGCTTGTCGACGATCCTGAAGGTCAACGCTACCCGCTTGCTACAGAAGCGGCAGGGAAACCTGAAGTGTTCGTCGGACGGCTCCGACGCGACCTCGGTCATGCACGCGGCTTGAATATGTGGATCGTTTCCGATAATCTGCTCAAAGGCGCGGCATGGAATGCCGTGCAAATCGCAGAATACATCGCAATCGAGAAGGAATAG
- the dapG gene encoding aspartate kinase yields the protein MRILVQKFGGTSLSTDEARKLVIQHINRERQRQYGLVVVVSAMGRKGDPYATDTLLTLIRNHGDSLPAKERDMLQGCGEIISAALLCSLLRAGDVPAIALTGGGAGIITDNQFGRARILEIRTDAILKALQDGQVVIVTGFQGVTESGDITTLGRGGSDTSATALGAALRAERVDIYTDVNGILTADPRIVKDARPLSVISYAEVGNMARQGAKVIHPRAVEIAQQARIPLRVRSTFSEDEGTLVTDTFDAAAKASSVRDRHVTGVAHVSGVTQITVQAQDGHTDVQLQVFQAMARHQISVDFINVNPGGAIYTVFDHDADKAVSVLHEIGYAPRAVSGCAKISVIGGGMNGVPGIMARIVEALTEKGIPILQSADSNTTIWVLVQECYMASALQALHAKFSLHE from the coding sequence ATGCGCATCCTCGTTCAGAAGTTCGGCGGTACATCATTGTCGACGGACGAAGCAAGGAAACTCGTAATTCAACATATTAATCGGGAACGGCAACGGCAATATGGACTTGTCGTTGTCGTCTCTGCAATGGGACGCAAAGGCGATCCCTATGCAACGGACACGCTGCTGACGCTCATTCGCAATCATGGCGATTCTTTGCCGGCCAAGGAACGCGATATGCTGCAGGGGTGCGGAGAAATTATCTCCGCCGCTTTACTATGCAGTTTATTGCGCGCCGGGGACGTACCGGCGATCGCGCTGACCGGCGGCGGCGCAGGCATTATTACCGATAATCAATTCGGGCGTGCCCGCATACTGGAAATACGTACGGACGCCATCCTTAAAGCATTGCAGGATGGCCAAGTCGTAATCGTAACCGGCTTTCAAGGGGTTACCGAATCAGGGGATATAACGACGCTCGGCCGCGGCGGCAGCGATACTTCGGCGACAGCCTTAGGCGCGGCTTTACGCGCGGAGCGGGTCGATATTTATACAGACGTGAACGGCATCCTGACCGCGGATCCTAGAATCGTGAAGGATGCTCGTCCGTTGTCCGTCATCAGCTATGCGGAGGTCGGCAACATGGCAAGGCAGGGCGCGAAGGTCATTCATCCGCGCGCCGTCGAAATCGCGCAGCAAGCCCGCATACCGCTTCGCGTCCGTTCGACGTTCTCCGAAGATGAGGGGACGCTCGTCACCGATACGTTCGATGCGGCGGCCAAGGCCTCGTCCGTGCGCGACCGCCATGTCACCGGCGTCGCTCATGTGAGCGGCGTAACGCAAATAACGGTCCAGGCGCAGGACGGCCACACCGACGTTCAACTGCAAGTGTTTCAAGCGATGGCCAGGCATCAGATCAGCGTCGATTTCATCAACGTGAATCCGGGCGGCGCCATTTATACGGTATTCGATCATGATGCGGACAAAGCCGTTTCCGTCCTGCATGAGATCGGTTATGCTCCCCGTGCCGTGAGCGGATGCGCCAAAATATCGGTCATCGGCGGCGGCATGAACGGCGTACCCGGCATTATGGCCCGCATCGTGGAAGCGCTGACGGAGAAAGGAATCCCGATTTTGCAATCCGCGGATTCCAACACGACGATTTGGGTGCTTGTTCAAGAATGCTATATGGCAAGCGCGCTTCAGGCGCTGCACGCCAAATTTTCCTTACACGAGTAA
- the dapA gene encoding 4-hydroxy-tetrahydrodipicolinate synthase, giving the protein MDFGRIVTAMVTPFHPDGSIDWETTGRLMDYLIEEQQTDSIVVSGTTGESPTLTDDEKIALFKFAVKHAAGRCKIIAGSGSNETAHSIHLTQVAEQCGVDGALLVVPYYNKPTQEGIYQHFKVIAEGTKLPIMVYNVPGRTIVSMSVETTLRLTQIPNIVATKECASLDQVTLIASQAPADFRVYSGDDSSALPAVAVGAYGIVSVASHVIGKDIRDMIDSYLKGDVAAAYKLHAASLPLFRGLFDLPNPVLVKAALKLKGLPVGGVRLPLVDATESEAAALRSILN; this is encoded by the coding sequence ATGGATTTCGGTAGAATAGTTACGGCAATGGTTACCCCGTTCCATCCGGACGGTTCGATCGACTGGGAAACGACAGGACGCTTGATGGATTACTTGATTGAGGAGCAGCAAACGGACAGCATCGTCGTCTCCGGGACGACGGGCGAATCGCCAACGTTGACCGACGACGAGAAGATCGCTTTGTTCAAATTCGCGGTCAAACATGCTGCCGGCCGCTGCAAAATTATCGCGGGCTCCGGAAGCAACGAAACGGCGCACTCCATCCACTTGACGCAAGTGGCCGAGCAGTGCGGCGTAGACGGCGCTTTGTTGGTTGTGCCTTACTACAACAAACCGACGCAAGAAGGCATTTATCAGCATTTTAAAGTGATTGCCGAAGGTACGAAGCTGCCGATTATGGTGTATAACGTACCGGGCCGTACCATCGTGAGCATGTCCGTTGAGACGACGCTTCGGCTTACGCAAATTCCGAATATCGTCGCGACGAAAGAGTGCGCGTCGTTAGATCAAGTGACGTTAATCGCTTCGCAAGCTCCTGCCGATTTCCGCGTTTACAGCGGCGATGACAGCAGCGCGCTGCCCGCGGTTGCCGTTGGCGCATATGGCATCGTAAGTGTTGCCAGCCATGTGATCGGCAAAGACATCCGCGATATGATCGATTCGTACTTGAAAGGCGATGTCGCCGCTGCTTACAAGCTGCACGCTGCTTCGCTGCCTCTCTTCAGAGGGCTGTTCGACCTGCCGAACCCGGTGTTGGTCAAAGCGGCGCTCAAGCTGAAAGGCCTCCCTGTCGGCGGCGTTCGCTTGCCGCTCGTCGATGCGACGGAGTCGGAAGCGGCTGCGCTGCGCAGTATATTGAACTAA